A genomic window from Sulfurimonas paralvinellae includes:
- the smpB gene encoding SsrA-binding protein SmpB: MGETIAKNKKAYHDYFIEEKFEAGLVLTGSEVKGLRAHRANLKDSFIRFVKGEPYLFNAHIGRLETTHRFYGHEERGSRKLLLHKKQIAKLQKAVDRDGYTIVPLQIYFNDRNIAKLQIAIAKGKQLHDKRHDLKEKDQKRDIARAMKDY, from the coding sequence ATGGGTGAAACAATAGCAAAGAATAAAAAAGCCTATCATGATTATTTTATAGAAGAGAAGTTTGAAGCGGGTCTGGTGCTTACGGGAAGCGAAGTCAAAGGGCTGCGTGCACACCGTGCAAACCTCAAAGACAGCTTTATCCGTTTTGTAAAAGGTGAGCCGTATCTTTTCAATGCACATATTGGGCGACTTGAGACGACACACCGTTTTTACGGACATGAAGAGCGAGGCAGCCGGAAATTGCTGCTGCATAAAAAACAGATAGCAAAACTGCAAAAAGCGGTCGATCGTGACGGTTATACGATTGTGCCGCTGCAGATATATTTTAACGACAGAAACATCGCAAAACTGCAAATAGCCATCGCCAAAGGAAAACAGCTGCATGACAAGCGCCATGACCTGAAAGAAAAAGATCAAAAACGCGATATAGCAAGGGCGATGAAGGATTATTGA
- a CDS encoding 4-(cytidine 5'-diphospho)-2-C-methyl-D-erythritol kinase, with protein sequence MKKYKAFSKVNVFLKISGKRGNYHEIVSRFMRVNDLFDELSFVSKEKVGTNSNEFGIIGDFACKTEENTIYKAYKALKSATNSEALEKLMQTHAVMVEKNIPAFAGLGGGSSDAATYLKMCNEVLHLGLSLNELAAIGLQVGADVPFFIYGYASANVSGIGEVVEAYDEELLDFEVFTPDVKIATPKVYSAYRENFYEPIDGFATQKLKETPSKEILQSMSAKEANDLFAPALQEYKELKEHYRQGYFFSGSGSSFFKVKEKEA encoded by the coding sequence ATGAAGAAATATAAAGCCTTTTCCAAAGTAAATGTCTTTTTGAAGATAAGCGGCAAGCGTGGGAATTATCATGAAATAGTTTCTCGTTTTATGCGCGTGAACGATCTCTTTGATGAGCTTTCTTTTGTCTCCAAGGAAAAGGTAGGGACAAACAGCAATGAATTTGGCATTATTGGTGATTTTGCCTGTAAAACAGAAGAGAATACTATCTATAAAGCTTACAAGGCACTCAAATCTGCAACAAATTCAGAAGCTCTGGAAAAACTGATGCAGACACATGCCGTTATGGTTGAAAAAAATATTCCTGCTTTTGCAGGACTAGGCGGCGGCAGCAGTGATGCGGCAACGTATCTCAAAATGTGCAACGAAGTACTGCATTTGGGTTTAAGCCTTAATGAACTGGCTGCGATTGGCCTGCAAGTGGGTGCCGATGTACCGTTTTTTATCTATGGGTATGCAAGTGCCAATGTAAGCGGTATCGGCGAAGTTGTAGAAGCGTATGATGAAGAGCTGCTTGATTTTGAAGTATTCACTCCCGATGTCAAGATAGCAACACCAAAAGTATACAGTGCCTACAGAGAAAATTTTTATGAACCTATCGATGGTTTTGCAACACAAAAGCTCAAGGAAACACCTTCAAAAGAGATACTCCAGAGTATGAGTGCCAAAGAGGCAAATGACCTCTTCGCACCGGCACTGCAAGAGTATAAAGAACTCAAAGAGCATTATAGACAAGGCTACTTCTTCAGTGGGAGCGGCAGCAGTTTTTTTAAAGTAAAGGAAAAAGAAGCGTAA
- the csrA gene encoding carbon storage regulator CsrA — protein sequence MLVLARKLGESIVIGDNITVKVVAVENGVVKLGIDAPREISIIRSELIEEVTKSNQAAVLHHGVNKEDIDSLSKLLGK from the coding sequence ATGTTAGTACTTGCAAGAAAACTAGGTGAGTCTATAGTTATTGGAGATAATATCACGGTCAAAGTCGTTGCAGTAGAGAACGGTGTTGTAAAACTCGGTATTGATGCGCCGCGTGAGATCTCGATAATTCGCAGTGAATTGATAGAAGAGGTGACCAAAAGTAATCAGGCGGCTGTTTTACATCACGGTGTCAATAAAGAAGATATAGATTCACTTAGTAAATTACTTGGGAAATAA
- the truB gene encoding tRNA pseudouridine(55) synthase TruB: MNRLFVAYKPSGIGSNKFLYSLKRKYNDKKAGFAGTLDPFAKGVLLVGFGSHTKLFRFLNKTPKRYRATLWLGAKSDSLDIEMIESVDEVPKLPISKVEEIVKSLEGTLEYEPPIFSAKRINGQRAYDLARAGKKVELNKITSTIYETELLHYCHPFVTFEATVSEGTYIRSLGRIIAQRLGVQEGSLSMLERLCEGQFVYENEKALDIKKSLNIPQNYYLGDYDNVRYGRVLALEDLKIQDEGTYWLDNGENISIITVSQKSVKYELGRIEC, translated from the coding sequence ATGAATCGTCTTTTTGTTGCCTATAAACCGAGTGGAATCGGCTCAAATAAATTTCTTTATAGTTTAAAGAGAAAATATAATGATAAAAAGGCAGGTTTTGCAGGAACGCTTGACCCTTTTGCAAAAGGTGTTTTACTTGTCGGATTTGGCTCGCATACAAAGCTGTTTCGTTTTTTGAACAAAACCCCAAAAAGATACAGAGCGACACTGTGGCTCGGTGCAAAGAGCGACTCTTTGGATATTGAGATGATAGAGTCTGTTGATGAGGTTCCCAAGTTACCGATTTCCAAAGTAGAAGAAATTGTGAAATCACTTGAGGGCACTTTGGAGTATGAACCGCCTATCTTTTCGGCAAAACGCATCAACGGCCAGCGTGCTTATGATCTTGCGCGCGCCGGAAAAAAAGTTGAACTAAATAAAATCACTTCGACAATCTATGAGACAGAACTGCTGCACTACTGCCACCCTTTTGTTACTTTTGAAGCAACGGTGAGTGAAGGAACATATATCCGCTCACTCGGGAGAATAATAGCGCAGCGGCTTGGAGTGCAAGAGGGAAGTCTCTCAATGCTTGAGAGGCTTTGTGAAGGGCAGTTTGTCTATGAAAATGAAAAGGCGCTTGATATCAAAAAATCTCTGAACATTCCTCAAAACTATTATCTTGGGGATTATGACAATGTCAGATATGGAAGAGTTCTTGCTTTAGAAGATCTAAAGATTCAAGATGAGGGAACATACTGGCTTGATAACGGTGAGAATATCTCTATAATCACTGTCAGTCAAAAGAGTGTAAAATACGAATTAGGAAGAATAGAATGTTAG
- a CDS encoding ATP-dependent helicase, translating to MEKIFKNLNDSQSAAVKQTEGPVLILAGAGSGKTTTIISRLAYLIEVVGIPPANTLTLTFTNKAAREMKERSMAMMEKNGAYPPLLCTFHKFGLLFLKFNIHRLGRQNNFVVIDTDDKKRIIKKINSELPTPLIASEISRYKNSLMSPDDAYKQAELFNYKQIAEVYREYENHLKENNLVDFDDLIALTYKLLDENPELAQETSQKYQYIMIDEYQDTNELQLKLIQKLCTSHNNICVVGDDDQSIYGWRGAHIRNIMEFDEDFEGASVFKLEENYRSRAPILKTANALIEHNRSRLGKSLIATRGEGEDVAILNSNDENEEARKIALKIQKLLDSGVEASEIAILYRVNVLSRSIEEGLNRAGIGYKLVGGVRFLERAEVKDLISYIRVITNNHDDFSLKRIVNKPKRGLGKASVDKIELAAHAKGSSIFEYIKTVDFAELEALVKKKNATTLKKFIADIDDVARVAKESTYEFIDVLEDTFHLKDIYVNMQDGQERILNMDEFYGLFRDFIKNHPEASLDEFLNELTLQSEQDQVEGESIYMMSIHASKGLEFEHVFVIGMEEGFLPLVGDGSDLEEERRLGYVSFTRAKESLTLSHAGSRFYKGRRSDLAKSRFFNEAGLCDGSLIVEKKTAYKKGDLVRHKIFGTGRVTGVSKSGREFKLQINFAGTKRDILASFVERL from the coding sequence ATGGAAAAAATATTTAAAAATTTAAATGATTCTCAATCAGCTGCAGTAAAACAAACAGAAGGCCCTGTACTTATCTTGGCAGGTGCAGGAAGCGGGAAGACAACGACTATTATTTCCCGTTTAGCATACCTCATTGAGGTTGTCGGTATACCGCCTGCAAATACTTTGACGCTTACTTTTACAAATAAAGCAGCGCGTGAGATGAAAGAGCGTTCTATGGCGATGATGGAGAAAAACGGTGCCTATCCGCCGCTTCTTTGTACATTTCATAAATTTGGTTTGCTCTTTTTAAAATTTAACATTCACCGTTTAGGACGCCAAAACAATTTTGTCGTTATTGATACGGATGATAAAAAAAGAATCATAAAGAAGATAAACTCAGAACTGCCTACACCGCTCATAGCAAGTGAGATTTCCCGTTACAAAAACTCTTTGATGTCTCCTGATGATGCCTATAAGCAGGCGGAACTCTTTAACTATAAACAGATCGCAGAGGTTTACCGTGAGTATGAAAATCATCTTAAGGAGAATAATCTTGTCGATTTTGATGACCTGATCGCATTGACATATAAGCTGCTTGATGAAAATCCGGAGCTGGCTCAGGAAACATCGCAGAAGTATCAGTATATTATGATCGATGAATATCAAGATACCAATGAACTGCAGTTAAAGCTCATTCAAAAACTCTGCACTTCCCATAACAATATCTGTGTGGTTGGTGATGACGATCAGAGTATTTACGGCTGGCGTGGCGCACATATTCGAAATATTATGGAGTTCGATGAAGATTTTGAGGGAGCGAGTGTTTTTAAACTCGAAGAGAACTACCGCTCACGTGCACCTATCTTAAAGACTGCCAATGCACTCATTGAACACAACCGTTCCCGTCTTGGCAAGAGTCTTATCGCAACTCGCGGGGAGGGTGAAGATGTTGCCATCCTTAATTCCAACGATGAGAATGAAGAGGCAAGAAAAATCGCACTGAAGATTCAAAAACTTTTGGATTCGGGCGTTGAAGCAAGTGAGATAGCGATTTTGTATCGTGTCAATGTGCTTTCTCGTTCTATAGAAGAGGGGCTTAACCGTGCAGGCATCGGTTATAAACTTGTCGGTGGTGTTCGCTTCCTTGAGAGGGCGGAAGTCAAAGACCTTATCTCTTACATACGAGTTATTACAAACAATCACGATGATTTTTCACTCAAGCGTATCGTAAACAAGCCAAAACGCGGACTTGGAAAAGCGAGTGTTGACAAGATAGAACTGGCTGCTCACGCAAAGGGAAGCTCTATCTTTGAGTATATAAAAACAGTTGATTTTGCAGAGCTTGAAGCACTTGTGAAAAAGAAAAACGCAACGACGCTGAAAAAATTCATTGCAGATATCGACGATGTAGCTCGGGTGGCGAAAGAGTCGACTTATGAATTTATCGACGTACTCGAAGATACATTCCATCTCAAAGATATTTATGTCAATATGCAAGACGGGCAGGAACGCATCCTCAATATGGATGAATTCTACGGACTTTTCCGTGACTTCATTAAAAATCATCCCGAAGCTTCATTGGATGAGTTTTTAAATGAACTGACACTGCAGAGTGAGCAGGATCAGGTCGAGGGAGAATCTATCTATATGATGAGCATACACGCTTCCAAAGGTCTGGAGTTTGAGCATGTGTTTGTCATTGGAATGGAAGAGGGCTTTCTGCCATTGGTAGGTGACGGCAGTGACCTTGAAGAGGAGCGTCGTCTTGGTTATGTCTCATTTACCCGTGCAAAAGAGTCGTTGACACTCTCTCACGCAGGCAGCCGTTTTTACAAAGGGCGCAGAAGTGATTTGGCAAAAAGCCGTTTTTTCAATGAAGCGGGACTCTGTGACGGTTCACTGATAGTCGAGAAAAAGACTGCCTATAAAAAAGGTGACCTCGTTCGCCATAAGATTTTTGGAACAGGTCGTGTAACAGGTGTGAGTAAATCGGGACGAGAGTTTAAACTGCAGATCAATTTTGCAGGAACAAAAAGAGATATTCTTGCATCTTTTGTAGAAAGATTATGA
- a CDS encoding LysR family transcriptional regulator, with product MLKDFAKLQTFLMVIKEKSFSKASAKLGISQPAVTQQIKFIEDYLDTKIVERKKNGIVLTKEGEDLYRIATRLEKAIQNSEKELLKIMNKEFTFVMGSSFAIGNYVLPNYLGEIKKRIDNEVFMNVDVSSNIIDQLEDKKIDVALIESPIFKDGIIYREWVEDELVVFANQPIKKHLSADDLLDFDWVCRNEESHTRKLTAETFDEIGVNCNSFNVIGVLASQTAIKETVLHADKNAERPLVSIMSRHVIKAEIENGTLYEARLKNHKITRHFYIAYLKERKHDAFVDNVVNYLLSLNRV from the coding sequence ATGTTAAAAGATTTTGCCAAATTACAAACATTTTTAATGGTCATAAAAGAGAAGAGTTTCTCTAAAGCATCCGCTAAATTAGGCATATCACAGCCTGCAGTCACACAGCAGATAAAATTTATCGAAGACTATCTTGATACAAAAATAGTTGAGCGTAAAAAGAACGGTATTGTTCTCACCAAAGAGGGTGAAGATCTGTATCGTATTGCAACAAGACTTGAAAAAGCGATCCAGAACTCAGAAAAAGAGCTTCTTAAAATCATGAACAAAGAGTTCACTTTTGTTATGGGCTCTTCGTTTGCTATTGGAAACTATGTCCTGCCAAACTATCTCGGTGAGATTAAAAAACGTATTGACAATGAAGTGTTTATGAACGTCGATGTCTCTTCAAATATCATCGATCAACTCGAAGATAAAAAAATAGATGTCGCACTGATTGAATCGCCTATATTTAAAGACGGCATCATCTATAGAGAATGGGTTGAAGATGAACTTGTTGTCTTTGCAAACCAACCGATCAAAAAACACCTCAGCGCAGATGATCTGCTTGATTTTGACTGGGTATGTAGAAATGAAGAGTCACATACAAGAAAGCTAACAGCTGAAACATTTGACGAGATTGGTGTAAATTGCAACAGCTTCAATGTTATTGGTGTTCTAGCATCCCAAACTGCTATCAAAGAGACTGTGCTTCATGCAGATAAAAATGCAGAAAGACCGCTTGTATCTATAATGTCACGCCACGTTATCAAAGCGGAAATTGAAAACGGTACACTCTATGAAGCAAGACTTAAAAACCACAAGATAACAAGACACTTCTACATTGCTTACCTTAAAGAGAGAAAGCATGATGCCTTTGTAGACAATGTCGTCAACTACCTGCTCTCTTTGAACAGAGTCTAA
- a CDS encoding aminotransferase class IV family protein — MKIDFLETIKAKNGTLFHMEYHQKRYESVLHSYGITSYKHLEDFIEVPAEGLYRCRLLYDLQGNIECSYYNYKKRAINSLKLVYDDTMEYEKKYADRTALDTLFTKKGDCDDILIVKNALMTDTSIANIAFFDGRQWVTPKQPLLEGTTRARLLEKGFLVARDISVYELKNFSKIALMNAMIDFDIIADKTIEEIIC, encoded by the coding sequence GTGAAGATTGATTTTTTAGAGACCATAAAAGCTAAAAACGGTACTCTTTTTCATATGGAGTATCATCAAAAACGCTATGAAAGTGTACTGCACTCTTATGGCATTACATCATACAAGCATTTAGAAGATTTTATAGAAGTGCCTGCAGAGGGGCTTTACAGATGCAGGCTTTTGTATGATTTGCAGGGGAATATTGAATGTTCTTATTACAACTATAAAAAAAGAGCCATCAACTCTTTGAAGCTTGTCTATGATGACACCATGGAGTACGAGAAAAAATATGCCGACAGAACAGCACTCGATACTCTTTTTACAAAAAAAGGTGACTGTGATGATATTCTGATAGTAAAAAATGCTCTTATGACTGATACAAGCATCGCGAATATTGCATTTTTTGACGGCAGACAATGGGTGACACCAAAACAGCCTCTTTTAGAGGGAACAACACGAGCAAGACTTTTAGAAAAAGGGTTTTTGGTTGCACGGGATATCAGTGTATATGAACTGAAAAACTTCTCAAAAATCGCCCTGATGAATGCGATGATAGATTTTGATATAATTGCAGATAAAACAATAGAGGAAATAATTTGTTAG
- the cysK gene encoding cysteine synthase A has protein sequence MNIANDVSELVGNTPLVRLNTPSKLSGAVILGKCEFMNPTSSVKDRIGFNMIRRGIESGKITKDTTIIEPTSGNTGIALASICAAKGLKLILTMPDSMSIERRNLLKALGAELVLTPAAKGMKGSIAKAEELREATLNSLILQQFQNPANPEIHTLTTAREILRDTDGNLDVFVAAVGTGGTLTGTSKVLREEVKDIAIFAVEPEASAILSGEDPAPHKIQGIGAGFVPDILDTSVYGEVIKVSNEDAIATAKMLARKEGLLVGISAGANVYAAMQIASRTEFQGKTIVTILCDTGERYLSTELFSED, from the coding sequence ATGAATATAGCAAATGACGTAAGTGAATTGGTTGGCAATACACCATTGGTCAGATTAAATACTCCTTCGAAGTTATCAGGGGCGGTAATACTCGGTAAATGTGAATTTATGAACCCGACATCTTCAGTAAAAGACCGTATAGGATTTAATATGATACGCCGAGGCATCGAGTCAGGAAAAATTACAAAAGATACGACCATTATTGAGCCGACAAGCGGTAATACGGGCATTGCGCTTGCATCAATTTGTGCAGCAAAAGGTCTGAAACTGATCTTGACGATGCCTGATTCCATGAGTATTGAACGGAGAAATCTACTCAAGGCACTTGGTGCAGAGCTTGTACTTACGCCTGCTGCAAAAGGGATGAAAGGTTCCATTGCCAAAGCAGAAGAGTTGCGTGAGGCTACGCTAAACTCATTGATACTGCAGCAGTTTCAAAACCCTGCCAATCCGGAAATTCATACATTGACAACGGCCCGTGAAATACTGCGAGACACTGATGGAAATCTTGATGTGTTCGTTGCAGCTGTTGGAACAGGCGGTACGCTTACGGGAACATCGAAAGTGTTGCGGGAAGAAGTTAAAGATATCGCAATTTTTGCAGTTGAGCCGGAGGCTTCGGCGATACTTTCAGGAGAAGATCCTGCACCGCATAAGATTCAAGGGATTGGTGCCGGTTTCGTGCCGGACATTTTAGATACGTCTGTGTACGGCGAAGTCATAAAAGTGAGTAATGAAGATGCGATTGCAACGGCAAAAATGCTTGCACGAAAAGAGGGACTGCTTGTTGGAATATCAGCAGGTGCCAATGTCTATGCCGCTATGCAAATCGCCTCACGTACTGAGTTTCAAGGCAAGACAATCGTAACTATTTTATGTGATACGGGAGAGCGTTATCTCTCTACAGAACTTTTCAGTGAAGATTGA
- a CDS encoding low molecular weight protein-tyrosine-phosphatase: MQSVLFVCLGNICRSPLAEAIAKKISQERGLNILIDSAGTGDWHIGEAPCVDSIKVAKMHGVDISSLRARQVSKKDLEIFELMVALDEKNYADLKAMGANNIVKLGNYGYDGADIPDPYFFNGFEGFDKVYEMIEVCVNNLFKLKFENKE; encoded by the coding sequence ATGCAATCTGTACTATTTGTATGTCTTGGTAATATCTGTCGCTCACCTTTAGCAGAGGCAATAGCAAAGAAGATCTCACAAGAGAGAGGACTGAATATTCTTATCGACTCGGCAGGAACGGGGGATTGGCATATTGGAGAAGCACCTTGTGTAGACTCCATAAAAGTTGCCAAGATGCATGGTGTTGACATTTCGTCTTTACGTGCAAGACAGGTAAGTAAAAAAGATTTGGAAATCTTTGAACTTATGGTCGCTCTTGATGAGAAAAACTATGCAGACCTCAAAGCTATGGGAGCGAACAATATTGTAAAACTCGGTAATTATGGATATGATGGAGCTGACATACCGGACCCGTACTTTTTTAACGGTTTTGAAGGCTTTGACAAAGTGTATGAGATGATAGAAGTTTGTGTTAATAATCTTTTTAAGCTAAAATTTGAAAATAAAGAATAA
- a CDS encoding aldo/keto reductase, with amino-acid sequence MHYRYIGKTGLRVSPICLGTMTFGTQTPDETTAFEIMDKAYDAGVNFFDTAELYPVPPSAKLAGLTEEIVGRWLKTKPRESIILATKVAGAANGWFVPPIRHGLTAIDSFHIERALEGSLKRLQTDYIDLYQMHWPDTIVPIEESLKAFDRLVQSGKVRYLGTSNDTAYGTTKALMTSEFKNYARFESIQNNFSLLNRRFLDELSTLCEKEQISLLPYSPLGGGVLSGKYNQPEIHEGRFSAYMRSKEKRQRLMAARFVNDKTLASTQKYLKIAHDAGLDPVTMATAWSKQFGFVASTIIGATRPEQLDASLAAMDLELSQDILDACDKVHEEILYPMG; translated from the coding sequence ATGCACTATCGATATATAGGAAAGACGGGACTTCGTGTGAGCCCGATTTGTTTGGGAACTATGACTTTTGGTACACAGACTCCTGATGAAACAACAGCTTTTGAGATAATGGACAAAGCTTATGATGCAGGGGTAAATTTTTTTGATACTGCTGAGCTTTATCCTGTTCCGCCAAGTGCAAAACTTGCCGGACTTACCGAAGAGATAGTCGGGCGTTGGTTAAAGACAAAACCACGTGAGAGCATCATTCTTGCAACGAAGGTGGCAGGAGCTGCAAACGGGTGGTTTGTACCGCCTATTCGCCATGGTTTAACGGCTATTGACAGTTTTCATATAGAAAGAGCGCTTGAAGGAAGTTTGAAGCGCTTACAGACAGATTATATAGATCTTTATCAGATGCACTGGCCAGATACGATCGTTCCGATTGAAGAGAGTCTCAAAGCTTTTGACAGACTTGTGCAAAGTGGTAAGGTTCGTTATCTCGGTACATCGAATGACACGGCATACGGAACGACAAAAGCTTTGATGACTTCAGAGTTTAAAAATTATGCCCGTTTCGAGTCGATTCAAAACAATTTTTCTCTGCTGAACCGTCGATTTTTGGATGAACTCTCCACTTTATGTGAAAAAGAGCAGATTTCATTGCTGCCCTATTCTCCTCTTGGCGGAGGAGTACTCAGCGGTAAGTATAATCAACCGGAGATTCATGAGGGCCGCTTTTCAGCCTATATGAGATCAAAAGAGAAACGACAACGATTGATGGCAGCACGTTTTGTAAATGACAAAACACTTGCATCGACACAGAAATATCTTAAAATAGCACATGACGCAGGATTGGACCCTGTAACAATGGCGACAGCCTGGTCGAAGCAGTTTGGCTTTGTTGCTTCCACCATCATTGGAGCGACACGGCCTGAACAGCTCGATGCATCGCTTGCGGCCATGGATTTGGAACTTTCGCAGGATATACTCGATGCCTGTGACAAGGTTCATGAAGAGATTTTATATCCTATGGGATAA
- a CDS encoding F0F1 ATP synthase subunit C: protein MKKILFLLVALSAAAFANDGEVANQTLKAYSMLAAGLAIGTAALGGAIGMGSTAAATIAGTARNPGLGAKLMTTMFIALAMIEAQVIYALVIALIALYANPYLG from the coding sequence ATGAAAAAAATTCTTTTTCTTTTAGTAGCATTATCTGCTGCAGCGTTTGCTAACGACGGTGAAGTTGCAAACCAAACTCTTAAAGCTTACTCTATGTTAGCTGCTGGTTTAGCGATCGGTACAGCTGCACTTGGTGGAGCTATCGGTATGGGTAGCACTGCTGCTGCAACTATCGCTGGTACAGCTCGTAACCCAGGTTTAGGTGCTAAACTTATGACTACAATGTTCATCGCTCTTGCAATGATCGAAGCACAAGTTATCTATGCACTAGTAATTGCATTGATCGCACTTTACGCTAACCCATACTTAGGTTAA